Proteins found in one Zea mays cultivar B73 chromosome 1, Zm-B73-REFERENCE-NAM-5.0, whole genome shotgun sequence genomic segment:
- the LOC109943758 gene encoding protein FAR1-RELATED SEQUENCE 5-like, giving the protein MHDEEGGANDWVVQHTTRSNKIVWGQHQFKVTADEDAGKYTCECKHWEHTGLFCVHVLRAFMHLQIDRIPKEYILQRYTTSARQDVPFSRDDRNLKGKDGETKSYRQKMLLKKAMKVVHHASLSKAGNDRALTVMDELLEVLSRLETDIDVEETCGTSGGDGIQDDDEANRDNEKDDEFDERNNKVWIVLLLMFICK; this is encoded by the exons ATGCACGACGAAGAAGGGGGTGCAAATGATTGGGTAGTGCAACATACAACTAGATCGAATAAAATTGTTTGGGGACAGCACCAATTCAAAGTCACAGCTGATGAAGATGCAGGAAAGTATACTTGTGAATGCAAACATTGGGAACATACAG GGCTATTCTGTGTACATGTACTACGCGCGTTTATGCATCTTCAGATTGACCGGATACCGAAAGAATATATTTTACAAAGATACACCACCTCTGCAAGGCAAGATGTTCCGTTTTCAAGAGATGATAGGAATTTGAAGGGGAAGGATGGAGAAACTAAGTCATatagacagaagatgttgcttaaaaagGCAATGAAAGTAGTGCATCATGCTAGTTTATCCAAAGCAGGAAATGATAGAGCCCTAACAGTAATGGATGAGCTTCTCGAAGTACTTTCGCGTTTGGAAACAGATATAGACGTTGAGGAAACTTGTGGAACTAGTGGAGGAGATGGTATACAG GACGATGATGAAGCCAATAGAGACAACGAAAAGGATGATGAATTTGACGAAAGGAATAACAAGGTTTGGATCGTACTGTTGTTAATGTTTATTTGTAAATGA
- the LOC109942138 gene encoding uncharacterized protein produces the protein MEHNDSGPVFDQTPTPHVDTLKGTTNSGSDPPLTEQECIRSLWDLICSKDIDQSRVVIDYGDYSANCMDIYESFAEGKCLEDVFMQCFIECVRDDSKNHRRTLTSNRLILDVNVGALLNFEEQERHSKNPQPFDQNVLQNCLYNTLPALVNLDKCKSVSYLLSINQTIRETYVLMPFINSHSIASTRRCHFH, from the exons ATGGAACACAATGACAGTGGGCCAGTTTTTGACCAGACCCCAACTCCTCAT GTTGATACACTCAAAGGTACTACAAACTCTGGATCTGATCCACCACTTACAGAGCAAGAGTGTATCCGTTCTCTGTGGGATTTAATTTGTTCCAAGGACATTGACCAAAGCAG GGTTGTTATTGATTACGGTGATTACAGTGCAAACTGTATGGATATTTATGAATCTTTCGCGGAGGGTAAATGTCTTGAGGATGTCTTCATGCAGTGTTTCATAGAGTGTGTTCGTGATGATTCTAAAAATCATCGTCGAACTCTGACATCTAACAGATTAATACTTGATGTCAACGTTGGG GCTCTGTTAAATTTTGAAGAACAGGAACGTCACAGCAAGAATCCTCAGCCGTTTGATCAAAATGTCCTACAGAATTGCTTGTACAACACATTGCCTGCTTTGGTGAATCTGGATAAATGCAAGTCG GTGTCATATCTTCTTTCAATCAACCA GACAATTCGCGAGACCTACGTGCTCatgcccttcatcaactcacaTTCCATCGCATCAACAAGGCGTTGCCACTTCCATTAG